A part of Podarcis muralis chromosome 13, rPodMur119.hap1.1, whole genome shotgun sequence genomic DNA contains:
- the LOC144325390 gene encoding olfactory receptor-like protein OLF3: MEQCNQTSIKEFIFVGFSSDRGANLCLFAVVLSMYFITLTGNTLIIVAIRIDQRLSTPMYFFLTNLSFLDICYTTSVVPQLLVHFLISPKTISFNRCMAQLCISLTFGSIEFILLAAMAYDRYVAVCYPLHYKVIMNRTVCIQLALASWIGGFLNALVQTGFTMRLHFCTFNIINHFACEVLGVIKLACSETFINEIMLMVAGVIVLLIPCILIMLSYVYIIRAILRIHSSEGRHRAFSTCSSHLTVVTFCYGTAAFAYMNPRTNTSPNQDKMLAFVYAVVTPMLNPIIYSLRNKEVKGALAKAVRKNVPTES, translated from the coding sequence ATGGAACAATGCAACCAGACTAGTATCAAAGAGTTCATATTTGTGGGATTCTCCAGCGATCGAGGCGCCAATTTGTGCCTCTTTGCAGTGGTTCTCTCCATGTACTTCATCACCCTGACAGGTAACACACTGATCATTGTGGCCATCCGCATTGACCAACGGCTCAGCACACCAATGTACTTCTTCCTGACCAATCTCTCTTTCTTGGACATCTGCTACACAACAAGTGTGGTGCCTCAACTGCTGGTTCATTTCCTGATTAGTCCAAAGACCATCTCCTTCAACAGATGCATGGCCCAGCTCTGTATCTCTTTGACCTTTGGCAGCATTGAGTTTATCCTGTTGGCAGCCATGGCTTATGACAGATATGTGGCTGTTTGCTATCCCCTGCATTATAAAGTCATCATGAATAGGACAGTGTGTATTCAGTTGGCACTAGCTTCCTGGATTGGTGGCTTCCTCAATGCTCTAGTCCAAACTGGGTTCACCATGCGCCTTCACTTCTGCACTTTCAACATCATCAACCACTTTGCTTGTGAAGTCCTGGGTGTTATCAAGTTAGCTTGCTCTGAGACCTTTATCAATGAGATCATGCTTATGGTGGCAGGGGTCATTGTGCTACTCATCCCCTGCATCTTGATAATGCTTTCTTACGTGTATATAATCCGTGCTATCCTACGCATCCACTCTTCAGAAGGTCGGCACAGAGCCTTCTCCACATGTTCCTCTCACCTGACTGTCGTCACCTTCTgctatggaacagctgcatttgCTTATATGAACCCCAGAACAAACACTTCACCCAACCAAGACAAGATGTTGGCTTTCGTATATGCCGTGGTCACTCCAATGCTTAATCCTATCATCTATAGTTTAAGGAACAAGGAAGTCAAAGGAGCCTTGGCTAAAGCAGTAAGGAAAAACGTCCCCACGGAAAGCTAA
- the LOC114582174 gene encoding olfactory receptor 6B1-like, with the protein MAMAEGRNQTIITELILQGFGDFQDLQIVLFILFLTIYILTMTGNILIVGLVVTNHNLHTPMYFFLANLSCLETFYSSTILPKVLVSSLTADRAISIPGCITQFYFFSSLIVTECSLLAMMSYDRYIAICKPLHYATLMNNRLCLRMAAGSWINGFLAMSIMMYPMTRLTFCGPNEIEHFFCDFTPVARIACTEAQKFELMGFIFSVIYILPPFLLTLTSYMFIITTILRIPSATGRKKAFSTCSSHLAVVTIYYGTLIIVYVLPNTENMRKLNKVFSAFYTILTPLVNPLIYSLRNREVKESFRRSVGRLTHSLMPQKFQNNVFKLG; encoded by the coding sequence ATGGCAATGGCAGAAGGGAGAAATCAAACCATCATCACAGAATTGATTCTCCAGGGATTTGGGGATTTTCAAGACCTACAGATTGTCCTCTTCATCTTGTTTCTAACTATATACATCCTTACAATGACTGGAAACATCCTCATTGTTGGATTAGTTGTGACAAACCACAACCTTCACACTCCTATGTACTTTTTCCTTGCTAACCTGTCTTGCTTGGAGACCTTCTACAGTTCAACCATCTTGCCCAAGGTCCTTGTCAGTTCCCTGACTGCAGACAGAGCTATTTCCATCCCTGGCTGCATCACACAATTCTATTTCTTTAGTTCTCTGATCGTTACTGAATGCAGTCTCCTAGCTATGATGTCTTATGACAGATACATAGCAATATGTAAGCCCCTGCATTATGCAACCCTAATGAACAACAGGCTCTGCCTTCGCATGGCAGCTGGGTCTTGGATTAATGGGTTTCTAGCAATGTCAATAATGATGTACCCAATGACACGGTTGACGTTCTGCGGCCCCAATGAAATTGAACATTTCTTTTGTGACTTTACCCCAGTAGCAAGAATTGCTTGCACTGAGGCACAAAAATTTGAATTGATGGGTttcatattttcagtcatttacATCCTTCCTCCTTTTCTATTGACTTTGACATCATATATGTTCATCATCACCACTATCCTGAGAATCCCatctgctactggaaggaaaaaggcCTTCTCCACATGCTCATCTCACCTTGCCGTGGTTACAATTTATTATGGCACCCTAATCATAGTCTATGTGCTGCCCAATACTGAAAATATGAGAAAGCTAAACAAAGTCTTCTCTGCTTTTTACACCATTCTGACCCCTCTGGTCAATCCACTGATATACAGTCTCAGGAACAGAGAAGTGAAAGAGTCTTTTAGGAGGTCTGTTGGCAGACTGACTCATAGCTTAATGCCCCAGAAATTccaaaataatgtttttaaattaGGGTGA
- the LOC114582173 gene encoding olfactory receptor 6B1-like yields MTMAEWRNQTIITELILQGFGDFQDLQIVLFILFLTIYILTMTGNILIVGLVVINNNLHTPMYFFLANLSCLETFYSSTILPKVLVSSLTAERAISIPGCIAQFYFFTALVVTECGLLAMMSYDRYVAICKPLHYGTHMTAKRCVLMAAGCWITGFLAMSVMMYLMTRLTFCGPNEIEHFFCDFTPITSIACSETQTLELMCFIFSTIFTLPPFSLTVTSYTFIIITILRIPSATGRQKAFSTCSSHLVVVTIYYGTLILVYVLPKRENMRKLNKVFSVFYTILTPLANPLIYSLRNKEVKESLKKSIGKLHKIIGNQRH; encoded by the coding sequence ATGACAATGGCAGAATGGAGAAATCAAACCATCATCACAGAATTGATTCTCCAGGGATTTGGGGATTTTCAAGACCTACAGATTGTCCTCTTCATCTTGTTTCTAACTATATACATCCTTACAATGACTGGAAACATCCTCATTGTTGGATTAGTTGTGATAAACAACAACCTCCACACTCCTATGTACTTTTTCCTTGCTAACCTGTCTTGCTTGGAGACCTTCTACAGTTCAACCATCTTGCCCAAGGTCCTTGTCAGTTCCCTGACTGCAGAGAGAGCCATTTCCATCCCTGGCTGCATTGCACAATTCTATTTCTTTACTGCTCTGGTAGTTACTGAATGTGGTCTCCTAGCTATGATGTCTTATGACAGGTATGTAGCAATATGTAAACCTCTGCATTATGGAACTCATATGACAGCTAAGCGATGTGTTCTCATGGCAGCTGGCTGTTGGATTACAGGTTTTTTGGCAATGTCAGTAATGATGTATCTGATGACAAGGTTGACATTTTGTGGTCCCAATGAAATAGAACATTTCTTCTGTGACTTTACCCCCATAACAAGTATCGCTTGCAGTGAAACTCAAACATTAGAACTGATGTGCTTCATATTCTCAACCATTTTCACCTTGCCACCATTCTCATTGACTGTGACCTCATACAcatttatcatcatcaccatcctgAGAATCCCATCTGCCACTGGAAGGCAAAAAGCCTTCTCCACTTGCTCATCTCACCTTGTTGTAGTTACAATTTATTATGGGACCCTAATCTTAGTTTATGTGTTGCCCAAGAGGGAAAATATGAGAAAGCTAAACAAAGTCTTCTCTGTTTTTTACACCATCCTAACACCTCTGGCCAATCCCCTGATATACAGTCTCAGGAACAAGGAAGTGAAAGAGTCTCTTAAGAAATCTATTGGAAAGCTGCATAAGATCATAGGGAATCAAAGGCACTAA
- the LOC114582172 gene encoding olfactory receptor 6F1-like has translation MEKREEGNQTIITELILRGFGDFQDLRIVIFILFLTIYILTMTGNILIVGLVVTNHSLHTPMYFFLANLSCLETFYSSTILPKVLVSSLTAERAISIPGCIAQFYFFTALVVTECGLLAMMSYDRYVAICKPLHYGTHMTAKRCVLMAAGCWITGFLAMSVMMYLMTRLTFCGPNEIEHFFCDFTPVAKIACSESQKFELMGFIFSTIFTVPTFLLTLTSYTFIVTTILRIPSATGRKKAFSTCSSHLFVVTIYYGTLIIVYVLPNNENMRKLNKVFSVFYTILTPMVNPLIYSLRNREVKVCLRKSVGKLTNGIWSKEIQGTVFSLGWNPKSP, from the coding sequence ATGGAAAAAAGAGAAGAGGGAAATCAAACCATCATCACAGAATTAATTCTTCGGGGATTTGGGGATTTTCAAGATCTACGGATTGTCATCTTCATCTTGTTTCTAACTATATACATCCTTACAATGACTGGAAACATCCTCATTGTTGGATTAGTTGTGACAAACCACAGCCTCCACACTCCCATGTACTTTTTTCTGGCAAACCTGTCTTGCTTGGAGACCTTCTACAGTTCAACCATCTTGCCCAAGGTCCTTGTCAGTTCCCTGACTGCAGAGAGAGCCATTTCCATCCCTGGCTGCATTGCACAATTCTATTTCTTTACTGCTCTGGTAGTTACTGAATGTGGTCTCCTAGCTATGATGTCTTATGACAGGTATGTAGCAATATGTAAACCTCTGCATTATGGAACTCATATGACAGCTAAGCGATGTGTTCTCATGGCAGCTGGCTGTTGGATTACAGGTTTTTTGGCAATGTCAGTAATGATGTATCTGATGACAAGGTTGACATTTTGTGGTCCCAATGAAATAGAACATTTCTTCTGTGACTTTACCCCTGTGGCAAAAATCGCTTGCAGTGAATCTCAGAAATTTGAACTAATGGGTTTCATATTCTCAACCATTTTCACCGTGCCTACATTTTTATTGACTCTGACCTCATACACATTTATCGTAACCACTATCCTGAGAATCCCatctgctactggaaggaaaaaggcCTTCTCTACATGCTCATCTCACCTTTTTGTAGTGACAATTTATTATGGCACCTTAATCATAGTCTATGTGCTGCCCAATAATGAAAATATGAGAAAGCTAAACAAAGTCTTCTCTGTTTTTTACACCATTCTTACTCCTATGGTCAATCCACTGATATACAGTCTCAGGAATAGGGAAGTGAAAGTGTGCCTTAGGAAATCTGTTGGTAAACTGACTAATGGCATATGGTCAAAGGAAATTCAAGGAACTGTTTTTAGTTTGGGATGGAATCCTAAATCACCCTAG